A region of Vespula vulgaris chromosome 1, iyVesVulg1.1, whole genome shotgun sequence DNA encodes the following proteins:
- the LOC127064032 gene encoding myb-like protein A isoform X2, which produces MRSRWSIVLLLVMNIVVCGWSHQHQHHHRRRHTPNSSSSSSNNNSSSSSNNSSSSSSSNSNISNNSKEHLEERINNFERNDDDVPMSISEKTRKSLKLEEGKVSVPFSARRLEKMLEKAIVKIITGDLSTADMILLKSLNYSLDEVLAIREYELGKKKEEEKRREERIKFERERHRSKGKHFEDGKNSMEFDLSKYEKKKREKIQEKSTYDEDFDFDAYNRQAVMDYENLASKMELQQTWSDSNISDYDDNAKESKEKRPMDKNNNNKNKNNNNDDDDDDNDDDDDDDGNSSSENFHRNFDKAMEPHVIFKIRYDDSEFDSSGSDEKSRIPRKQVDRAFPRVPKYRGSSYLKQNSLTNTGNSFHSSTTVTSSSSPFSSTSSSSSSSSSSSSSSSSSSSSSPSSIPVVYRLDDLNLAKLDYLGKPNRLDPTNPVEIRGTNTKNSIDVKNVTLSEGSRDIVDSNVTNELESRNENSTNRTNDRDTSKLSVKRISEYEGLEWVEDDVYRVIPSLADSLADYENVEDENEPLEYEDEAPPNYERNSTSFEENENDTAEYQNDTPESVKLFMANTNLTSMDNQSFSSYQQLALAHRRDQGQKAIEDIKSRVLALTGRFNLSSNANKVQRERLTMFSPTCQTPRNTDQEAWADPFSMNMHFQLNLTSGEHVVAAKLRIYKLPQENLTSSIASTSGGSVVDEQEEEDEKKIRISVYYYTKTLRKHRAKKRLMDSLVTPLTNEGTHLALDVRQGLRFWRLNPRNPHGNGGNHGLVIQVEDQDGRPLKPALYIQEPSCSNGDDDQKAYHHLPALFVRACTRYVRVVNGETVTYVNCRH; this is translated from the exons ATGAGGTCGAGGTGGTCAATCGTTTTGTTGCTGGTGATGAACATCGTTGTTTGTGGTTGGTCTCATCAGCATcaacatcatcatcgtcgtcgtcatacaccgaatagtagtagtagtagtagtaacaataatagtagtagtagtagtaataatagtagtagtagtagcagtagtaatagtaatattagtaACAATAGTAAAGAACATCTCGAGGAAAGGATAAACAATTTTGAGAGGAACGATGATGATGTACCAATGAGTATAAGTGAGAAAACCAGGAAAAGTTTGAAGTTAGAAGAGGGAAAAGTTTCGGTACCGTTCAGCGCACGTAGGCTTGAGAAAATGTTGGAAAAAGCTATAGTGAAGATAATAACGGGTGATCTTAGTACAGCCGATATGATATTGCTGAAAAGTTTGAATTATAGTTTGGATGAGGTACTCGCGATTCGCGAGTACGAGCTTggtaagaagaaggaagaggagaaaagacgGGAGGAGAGGATCAAATTCGAAAGGGAAAGGCACAGATCTAAGGGGAAACATTTCGAGGACGGAAAGAATTCGATGGAATTCGATTTGTCTaaatacgaaaagaagaaaagggaaaagatcCAAGAGAAATCGACGTACGACGAGGATTTCGATTTCGATGCTTACAATCGACAGGCCGTGATGGATTACGAGAATCTAGCCTCGAAAATGGAACTCCAACAGACTTGGTCCGATTCTAATATCTCCGATTACGATGATAATGCGAAGGAATCGAAGGAAAAACGTCCGATGgataagaacaacaacaacaaaaacaaaaacaacaacaacgatgatgatgatgatgacaacgatgacgacgacgacgacgacggcaacTCGTCGTCTGAGAATTTCCATCGTAATTTCGACAAGGCTATGGAACCGCACGTGATATTCAAGATACGTTACGACGATTCCGAATTCGATTCATCAGGTTCCGACGAAAAGTCCAGGATACCAAGAAAACAGGTGGATCGTGCCTTTCCGAGAGTTCCGAAATATCGTGGATCGTCTTATTTGAAACAAAATTCATTAACAAACACTGGCAATTCCTTTCACAGTTCGACCACCgtcacttcttcttcttctcctttttcctctacttcttcgtcttcatcatcatcgtcatcatcatcatcgtcatcatcatcatcatcttcatcttcgcCATCCTCGATTCCTGTAGTTTATCGATTGGACGATCTCAACCTAGCAAAGTTGGATTACTTGGGCAAACCGAATCGTCTTGATCCAACCAATCCCGTGGAAATTCGAGGAACTAATACAAAGAATTCTATTGACGTGAAAAATGTTACTTTGTCGGAAGGATCTCGTGATATCGTTGATAGCAATGTCACCAACGAACTGGAATCGAGAAACGAAAATTCAACGAACAGAACGAACGACCGGGATACCTCGAAATTGTCGGTCAAACGTATCAGCGAATACGAAGGATTGGAATGGGTCGAAGACGACGTTTATCGAGTGATACCGTCGCTAGCCGATTCTCTCGCGGATTACGAGAATGTAGAAGACGAGAACGAACCATTGGAATACGAGGACGAAGCTCCTCCAAATTATGAACGTAATTCTACTAGCTTCGAGGAAAATGAGAACGACACTGCCGAGTATCAAAACGACACTCCCGAATCGGTAAAACTTTTCATGGCTAACACCAATTTAACATCGATGGACAATCAATCCTTTTCGTCTTATCAGCAATTGGCTCTGGCTCATCGACGAGA tCAAGGCCAGAAAGCGATCGAAGATATAAAATCAAGAGTACTGGCACTAACAGGAAGGTTCAACCTAAGCTCGAACGCGAATAAGGTTCAACGCGAAAGGCTGACCATGTTCTCGCCTACGT GTCAAACGCCGCGTAACACGGATCAGGAAGCTTGGGCCGACCCGTTCTCGATGAACATGCACTTTCAATTGAATCTGACGTCGGGCGAGCACGTGGTCGCTGCGAAATTGAGGATCTACAAGTTGCCGCAGGAGAATCTGACGTCGTCGATAGCAAGTACGAGTGGTGGTAGCGTCGTTGACGAAcaagaagaggaggatgagaagaagaTCAGAATATCGGTGTACTATTACACGAAAACGTTGAGGAAGCATCGAG CAAAGAAACGTTTGATGGACTCTTTGGTGACGCCATTAACGAACGAAGGTACGCACTTGGCACTAGACGTACGACAAGGACTCAGATTTTGGAGGCTAAATCCAAGAAATCCACATGGTAACGGCGGCAATCACGGCCTGGTAATTCAGGTGGAGGATCAGGATGGTCGACCGCTCAAACCGGCCCTTTACATTCAGGAGCCGTCTTGCTCGAACGGCGACGACGATCAGAAGGCAT acCACCACTTACCTGCACTTTTCGTCCGAGCCTGTACTCGTTACGTTCGCGTCGTAAACGGCGAAACGGTCACGTACGTGAATTGCAGGCACTAA
- the LOC127064032 gene encoding myb-like protein A isoform X3 yields the protein MRSRWSIVLLLVMNIVVCGWSHQHQHHHRRRHTPNSSSSSSNNNSSSSSNNSSSSSSSNSNISNNSKEHLEERINNFERNDDDVPMSISEKTRKSLKLEEGKVSVPFSARRLEKMLEKAIVKIITGDLSTADMILLKSLNYSLDEVLAIREYELGKKKEEEKRREERIKFERERHRSKGKHFEDGKNSMEFDLSKYEKKKREKIQEKSTYDEDFDFDAYNRQAVMDYENLASKMELQQTWSDSNISDYDDNAKESKEKRPMDKNNNNKNKNNNNDDDDDDNDDDDDDDGNSSSENFHRNFDKAMEPHVIFKIRYDDSEFDSSGSDEKSRIPRKQVDRAFPRVPKYRGSSYLKQNSLTNTGNSFHSSTTVTSSSSPFSSTSSSSSSSSSSSSSSSSSSSSSPSSIPVVYRLDDLNLAKLDYLGKPNRLDPTNPVEIRGTNTKNSIDVKNVTLSEGSRDIVDSNVTNELESRNENSTNRTNDRDTSKLSVKRISEYEGLEWVEDDVYRVIPSLADSLADYENVEDENEPLEYEDEAPPNYERNSTSFEENENDTAEYQNDTPESVKLFMANTNLTSMDNQSFSSYQQLALAHRREGNLTSTFDSQGQKAIEDIKSRVLALTGRFNLSSNANKVQRERLTMFSPTCQTPRNTDQEAWADPFSMNMHFQLNLTSGEHVVAAKLRIYKLPQENLTSSIASTSGGSVVDEQEEEDEKKIRISVYYYTKTLRKHRAKKRLMDSLVTPLTNEGTHLALDVRQGLRFWRLNPRNPHGNGGNHGLVIQVEDQDGRPLKPALYIQEPSCSNGDDDQKTTTYLHFSSEPVLVTFAS from the exons ATGAGGTCGAGGTGGTCAATCGTTTTGTTGCTGGTGATGAACATCGTTGTTTGTGGTTGGTCTCATCAGCATcaacatcatcatcgtcgtcgtcatacaccgaatagtagtagtagtagtagtaacaataatagtagtagtagtagtaataatagtagtagtagtagcagtagtaatagtaatattagtaACAATAGTAAAGAACATCTCGAGGAAAGGATAAACAATTTTGAGAGGAACGATGATGATGTACCAATGAGTATAAGTGAGAAAACCAGGAAAAGTTTGAAGTTAGAAGAGGGAAAAGTTTCGGTACCGTTCAGCGCACGTAGGCTTGAGAAAATGTTGGAAAAAGCTATAGTGAAGATAATAACGGGTGATCTTAGTACAGCCGATATGATATTGCTGAAAAGTTTGAATTATAGTTTGGATGAGGTACTCGCGATTCGCGAGTACGAGCTTggtaagaagaaggaagaggagaaaagacgGGAGGAGAGGATCAAATTCGAAAGGGAAAGGCACAGATCTAAGGGGAAACATTTCGAGGACGGAAAGAATTCGATGGAATTCGATTTGTCTaaatacgaaaagaagaaaagggaaaagatcCAAGAGAAATCGACGTACGACGAGGATTTCGATTTCGATGCTTACAATCGACAGGCCGTGATGGATTACGAGAATCTAGCCTCGAAAATGGAACTCCAACAGACTTGGTCCGATTCTAATATCTCCGATTACGATGATAATGCGAAGGAATCGAAGGAAAAACGTCCGATGgataagaacaacaacaacaaaaacaaaaacaacaacaacgatgatgatgatgatgacaacgatgacgacgacgacgacgacggcaacTCGTCGTCTGAGAATTTCCATCGTAATTTCGACAAGGCTATGGAACCGCACGTGATATTCAAGATACGTTACGACGATTCCGAATTCGATTCATCAGGTTCCGACGAAAAGTCCAGGATACCAAGAAAACAGGTGGATCGTGCCTTTCCGAGAGTTCCGAAATATCGTGGATCGTCTTATTTGAAACAAAATTCATTAACAAACACTGGCAATTCCTTTCACAGTTCGACCACCgtcacttcttcttcttctcctttttcctctacttcttcgtcttcatcatcatcgtcatcatcatcatcgtcatcatcatcatcatcttcatcttcgcCATCCTCGATTCCTGTAGTTTATCGATTGGACGATCTCAACCTAGCAAAGTTGGATTACTTGGGCAAACCGAATCGTCTTGATCCAACCAATCCCGTGGAAATTCGAGGAACTAATACAAAGAATTCTATTGACGTGAAAAATGTTACTTTGTCGGAAGGATCTCGTGATATCGTTGATAGCAATGTCACCAACGAACTGGAATCGAGAAACGAAAATTCAACGAACAGAACGAACGACCGGGATACCTCGAAATTGTCGGTCAAACGTATCAGCGAATACGAAGGATTGGAATGGGTCGAAGACGACGTTTATCGAGTGATACCGTCGCTAGCCGATTCTCTCGCGGATTACGAGAATGTAGAAGACGAGAACGAACCATTGGAATACGAGGACGAAGCTCCTCCAAATTATGAACGTAATTCTACTAGCTTCGAGGAAAATGAGAACGACACTGCCGAGTATCAAAACGACACTCCCGAATCGGTAAAACTTTTCATGGCTAACACCAATTTAACATCGATGGACAATCAATCCTTTTCGTCTTATCAGCAATTGGCTCTGGCTCATCGACGAGA AGGAAACCTAACATCAACCTTCGACAG tCAAGGCCAGAAAGCGATCGAAGATATAAAATCAAGAGTACTGGCACTAACAGGAAGGTTCAACCTAAGCTCGAACGCGAATAAGGTTCAACGCGAAAGGCTGACCATGTTCTCGCCTACGT GTCAAACGCCGCGTAACACGGATCAGGAAGCTTGGGCCGACCCGTTCTCGATGAACATGCACTTTCAATTGAATCTGACGTCGGGCGAGCACGTGGTCGCTGCGAAATTGAGGATCTACAAGTTGCCGCAGGAGAATCTGACGTCGTCGATAGCAAGTACGAGTGGTGGTAGCGTCGTTGACGAAcaagaagaggaggatgagaagaagaTCAGAATATCGGTGTACTATTACACGAAAACGTTGAGGAAGCATCGAG CAAAGAAACGTTTGATGGACTCTTTGGTGACGCCATTAACGAACGAAGGTACGCACTTGGCACTAGACGTACGACAAGGACTCAGATTTTGGAGGCTAAATCCAAGAAATCCACATGGTAACGGCGGCAATCACGGCCTGGTAATTCAGGTGGAGGATCAGGATGGTCGACCGCTCAAACCGGCCCTTTACATTCAGGAGCCGTCTTGCTCGAACGGCGACGACGATCAGAAG acCACCACTTACCTGCACTTTTCGTCCGAGCCTGTACTCGTTACGTTCGCGTCGTAA
- the LOC127064032 gene encoding myb-like protein A isoform X1 has translation MRSRWSIVLLLVMNIVVCGWSHQHQHHHRRRHTPNSSSSSSNNNSSSSSNNSSSSSSSNSNISNNSKEHLEERINNFERNDDDVPMSISEKTRKSLKLEEGKVSVPFSARRLEKMLEKAIVKIITGDLSTADMILLKSLNYSLDEVLAIREYELGKKKEEEKRREERIKFERERHRSKGKHFEDGKNSMEFDLSKYEKKKREKIQEKSTYDEDFDFDAYNRQAVMDYENLASKMELQQTWSDSNISDYDDNAKESKEKRPMDKNNNNKNKNNNNDDDDDDNDDDDDDDGNSSSENFHRNFDKAMEPHVIFKIRYDDSEFDSSGSDEKSRIPRKQVDRAFPRVPKYRGSSYLKQNSLTNTGNSFHSSTTVTSSSSPFSSTSSSSSSSSSSSSSSSSSSSSSPSSIPVVYRLDDLNLAKLDYLGKPNRLDPTNPVEIRGTNTKNSIDVKNVTLSEGSRDIVDSNVTNELESRNENSTNRTNDRDTSKLSVKRISEYEGLEWVEDDVYRVIPSLADSLADYENVEDENEPLEYEDEAPPNYERNSTSFEENENDTAEYQNDTPESVKLFMANTNLTSMDNQSFSSYQQLALAHRREGNLTSTFDSQGQKAIEDIKSRVLALTGRFNLSSNANKVQRERLTMFSPTCQTPRNTDQEAWADPFSMNMHFQLNLTSGEHVVAAKLRIYKLPQENLTSSIASTSGGSVVDEQEEEDEKKIRISVYYYTKTLRKHRAKKRLMDSLVTPLTNEGTHLALDVRQGLRFWRLNPRNPHGNGGNHGLVIQVEDQDGRPLKPALYIQEPSCSNGDDDQKAYHHLPALFVRACTRYVRVVNGETVTYVNCRH, from the exons ATGAGGTCGAGGTGGTCAATCGTTTTGTTGCTGGTGATGAACATCGTTGTTTGTGGTTGGTCTCATCAGCATcaacatcatcatcgtcgtcgtcatacaccgaatagtagtagtagtagtagtaacaataatagtagtagtagtagtaataatagtagtagtagtagcagtagtaatagtaatattagtaACAATAGTAAAGAACATCTCGAGGAAAGGATAAACAATTTTGAGAGGAACGATGATGATGTACCAATGAGTATAAGTGAGAAAACCAGGAAAAGTTTGAAGTTAGAAGAGGGAAAAGTTTCGGTACCGTTCAGCGCACGTAGGCTTGAGAAAATGTTGGAAAAAGCTATAGTGAAGATAATAACGGGTGATCTTAGTACAGCCGATATGATATTGCTGAAAAGTTTGAATTATAGTTTGGATGAGGTACTCGCGATTCGCGAGTACGAGCTTggtaagaagaaggaagaggagaaaagacgGGAGGAGAGGATCAAATTCGAAAGGGAAAGGCACAGATCTAAGGGGAAACATTTCGAGGACGGAAAGAATTCGATGGAATTCGATTTGTCTaaatacgaaaagaagaaaagggaaaagatcCAAGAGAAATCGACGTACGACGAGGATTTCGATTTCGATGCTTACAATCGACAGGCCGTGATGGATTACGAGAATCTAGCCTCGAAAATGGAACTCCAACAGACTTGGTCCGATTCTAATATCTCCGATTACGATGATAATGCGAAGGAATCGAAGGAAAAACGTCCGATGgataagaacaacaacaacaaaaacaaaaacaacaacaacgatgatgatgatgatgacaacgatgacgacgacgacgacgacggcaacTCGTCGTCTGAGAATTTCCATCGTAATTTCGACAAGGCTATGGAACCGCACGTGATATTCAAGATACGTTACGACGATTCCGAATTCGATTCATCAGGTTCCGACGAAAAGTCCAGGATACCAAGAAAACAGGTGGATCGTGCCTTTCCGAGAGTTCCGAAATATCGTGGATCGTCTTATTTGAAACAAAATTCATTAACAAACACTGGCAATTCCTTTCACAGTTCGACCACCgtcacttcttcttcttctcctttttcctctacttcttcgtcttcatcatcatcgtcatcatcatcatcgtcatcatcatcatcatcttcatcttcgcCATCCTCGATTCCTGTAGTTTATCGATTGGACGATCTCAACCTAGCAAAGTTGGATTACTTGGGCAAACCGAATCGTCTTGATCCAACCAATCCCGTGGAAATTCGAGGAACTAATACAAAGAATTCTATTGACGTGAAAAATGTTACTTTGTCGGAAGGATCTCGTGATATCGTTGATAGCAATGTCACCAACGAACTGGAATCGAGAAACGAAAATTCAACGAACAGAACGAACGACCGGGATACCTCGAAATTGTCGGTCAAACGTATCAGCGAATACGAAGGATTGGAATGGGTCGAAGACGACGTTTATCGAGTGATACCGTCGCTAGCCGATTCTCTCGCGGATTACGAGAATGTAGAAGACGAGAACGAACCATTGGAATACGAGGACGAAGCTCCTCCAAATTATGAACGTAATTCTACTAGCTTCGAGGAAAATGAGAACGACACTGCCGAGTATCAAAACGACACTCCCGAATCGGTAAAACTTTTCATGGCTAACACCAATTTAACATCGATGGACAATCAATCCTTTTCGTCTTATCAGCAATTGGCTCTGGCTCATCGACGAGA AGGAAACCTAACATCAACCTTCGACAG tCAAGGCCAGAAAGCGATCGAAGATATAAAATCAAGAGTACTGGCACTAACAGGAAGGTTCAACCTAAGCTCGAACGCGAATAAGGTTCAACGCGAAAGGCTGACCATGTTCTCGCCTACGT GTCAAACGCCGCGTAACACGGATCAGGAAGCTTGGGCCGACCCGTTCTCGATGAACATGCACTTTCAATTGAATCTGACGTCGGGCGAGCACGTGGTCGCTGCGAAATTGAGGATCTACAAGTTGCCGCAGGAGAATCTGACGTCGTCGATAGCAAGTACGAGTGGTGGTAGCGTCGTTGACGAAcaagaagaggaggatgagaagaagaTCAGAATATCGGTGTACTATTACACGAAAACGTTGAGGAAGCATCGAG CAAAGAAACGTTTGATGGACTCTTTGGTGACGCCATTAACGAACGAAGGTACGCACTTGGCACTAGACGTACGACAAGGACTCAGATTTTGGAGGCTAAATCCAAGAAATCCACATGGTAACGGCGGCAATCACGGCCTGGTAATTCAGGTGGAGGATCAGGATGGTCGACCGCTCAAACCGGCCCTTTACATTCAGGAGCCGTCTTGCTCGAACGGCGACGACGATCAGAAGGCAT acCACCACTTACCTGCACTTTTCGTCCGAGCCTGTACTCGTTACGTTCGCGTCGTAAACGGCGAAACGGTCACGTACGTGAATTGCAGGCACTAA